In a single window of the Biomphalaria glabrata chromosome 5, xgBioGlab47.1, whole genome shotgun sequence genome:
- the LOC106058756 gene encoding uncharacterized protein LOC106058756 yields MQFRRIIAGWLLVPDSSDFHNMQFTSAGSSTVSNQCVVYSSGNTKDHRGNTRDHRGNTRDHRGNTKDHTVNTRNHRGNTRDQITEATLGITEATLGITEATLGITEATLRITEATLRITEATLEITEATLRITEATLEITEATLGITEATLGITEATLGITEATLGITERLSVLTAGLVPNVRTSATVRAIQNAAVMVNVQNNVTLVGLAKNVSTWTAARRDLKLLVCYYWTQQQQQQQLDNNSIWTYDNPEASLVYRLNTLQQKPVKTVRILATKNDTTFHFPILTLCEVLVFGDCELGTWGLECTSPCPIECRGLCQQETGKCYQCLGYLDPPHCSTGCFTKTWGVNCLHNCSAFCYDTSCDRVTGVCDKGCIGYSNPPACTAECALGKWGHNCSYDCNSLCLQQICDRVTGLCSQHTSTTVATLVSESCSSLGLGAGIGIGIAIGVITIVLVEVALYFIFLKRRKPPDITNEPVHKTQAIPRQQYDTVKESLQDKPHYDTVDLNDMNNAQITPASSSMNSSAYENEVTQYETYSPKNV; encoded by the exons ATGCAGTTCAGAAGAATCATTGCAGGATGGCTGTTAGTGCCAGACAGCTCAGACTTCCACAACATGCAGTTCACTTCAGCCGGATCTTCAACAGTCTCCAATCAATGTGTCGTCTATTCCTC AGGCAACACTAAGGATCACAGAGGCAACACTAGGGATCACAGAGGCAACACTAGGGATCACAGAGGCAACACTAAGGATCACACAGTCAACACTAGGAATCACAGAGGCAACACTAGGGATCAAATCACAGAGGCAACACTAGGGATCACAGAGGCAACACTAGGAATCACTGAGGCAACACTAGGGATCACAGAGGCAACACTAAGGATCACAGAGGCAACACTAAGGATCACTGAGGCAACACTAGAGATCACAGAGGCAACACTAAGGATCACTGAGGCAACACTAGAGATCACAGAGGCAACACTAGGGATCACAGAAGCAACACTAGGGATCACAGAAGCAACACTAGGGATCACAGAAGCAACACTAGGGATCACGGAG cGGCTCAGTGTCCTGACAGCTGGTTTGGTTCCAAATGTCAGAACCAGTGCCACTGTAAGAGCGATTCAAAATGCGGCAGTGATGGTCAATGTGCAGAACAATGTAACGCTGGTTGGTTTGGCCAAGAATGTCAGTACG TGGACTGCTGCACGGAGAGACTTGAAACTTTTAGTCTGCTATTACTGGACTCAAcagcaacagcaacaacaactgGACAACAACAGCATTTGGACATACGATAACCCCGAAGCATCACTTGTCTATAGGCTGAATACACTGCAGCAGAAACCTGTCAAGACTGTACGAATTTTAGCCACGAAGAATGATACAACCTTTCATTTTCCAATACTTACTCTATGTGAAGTCTTGGTATTTGGAG ACTGTGAACTAGGAACATGGGGCCTTGAATGTACAAGTCCCTGTCCTATAGAATGTAGGGGTTTGTGCCAGCAAGAGACAGGAAAGTGTTATCAATGCCTGGGCTATCTGGATCCCCCTCATTGTAGTACAG GTTGTTTCACTAAAACTTGGGGAGTAAACTGTCTGCACAATTGTAGCGCTTTTTGTTATGATACTTCATGTGACAGAGTAACTGGTGTATGTGACAAAGGCTGTATTGGTTACAGTAATCCCCCAGCATGCACAGCAG AATGTGCTTTAGGGAAATGGGGACACAACTGCAGCTACGACTGTAACAGTCTTTGTTTACAACAAATCTGTGACCGAGTTACCGGACTTTGTAGTCAACATACTTCAACAACTGTTGCGACTTTAG TTTCAGAGTCCTGCAGTTCTCTAGGATTGGGCGCTGGTATAGGTATCGGTATTGCCATTGGTGTGATCACTATAGTTCTAGTTGAAGTAGCCTTATACTTCATATTTCTCAAGAGGAGGAAACCGCCAGACATTACAAATGAACCCGTACATAAGACGCAAGCGATACCTCGCCAACAATATGACACCGTGAAAGAAAGTCTCCAAGATAAACCACACTATGACACAGTCGATTTAAATG ACATGAACAATGCTCAGATAACTCCTGCTTCTTCATCAATGAACTCTTCAGCTTATGAAAACGAAGTAACACAGTATGAAACCTACAGTCCTAAAAATGTATAA